In Pocillopora verrucosa isolate sample1 chromosome 13, ASM3666991v2, whole genome shotgun sequence, one genomic interval encodes:
- the LOC131799041 gene encoding LOW QUALITY PROTEIN: stonin-2 (The sequence of the model RefSeq protein was modified relative to this genomic sequence to represent the inferred CDS: inserted 1 base in 1 codon) codes for MDENSGAPPESVNRASWENFEGENGKINNHICHDISSGVKEENLSDNSALISDPKALRQPGNSSLNGEKSLTGTDFKENLDEKSQHLETSPSAIEQFNLEPVVDSSNRLETSDQGLDNALGNRESSLISNTGELSTEKNFIQSNDLSERSADGIVLNGESESRFSAVDEPLAGEKVISSAKWTTFEDSRDKELHTDGVESKSEELSIDEKQKNSNINTPRTTPNMAAFDSQAAVTTNIISNLPTVTDPGTFEVHSASFNHKKXGEGLASNLNSLSTSAMRSAVPIVNQASPNDNGALPLSSGSSQEPRPSDTSITNHLKGTEWVSFGEEGNSKENQAGKTSVSGNEHGNLETAKRPVENDLRKGDLAVNDTKHTSTSTVLRVEKESNGKSSDQTASVIPPVSFTSAELDLLASKSWIQFDESSNSKSVLQSNSSVVQTSSASHSWVTFGDSNIPVGQNLDPLELDVSSKSQFSLSTSRSPNPFTTLPPSSTTNPFKPATPSNSNPFQADATAVVSSSPYSISGQGPISSSTPLTGVKKMLVAEGSLQEAGLPPTADLNIPHGVCPLSNSTPVDNNQAVVAQDQVDVRSKVPVSKTQQPAQVCEEPLHEERSLTTSGSWSMLLRFPDKKRKIGSREWKPVVIKLEGTTLQIFEEYELSAPFREIPLQAYFVFTTPKLQSFEHGAKVHAVKLEYVKYSETRSLRHRGTVEHVAQGTPIIKVASPSHKVIRELLESFNNSLRLLPSYRDRGITYRHDEVFVDIEDVTNVLSSGDGTILKKNSKVLVKFRAFLTGDPECQLVLNDIVLREREEARLQSEEKPQRVHHWVKLRRCDFHKCVNVTTFEQSHAITFHPLDACTFELMRFPVDHHKPLPLLLKTVLNVHSEQRVELKVEIQVCQEAKMAKYIRNNVIFRFPIPETWVPLFRTTKAFRGEKSIKSSKGNRAAGIKSRLRNSKCSIAVSLGKAKYEPEYASVVWRIDQLPFIHSRIPADAPQTLTCVLDLPPGMEYPENFKPTAELEYDVAYVLVSDTTVIAVKVSNQNIPDKWVCYRALYHYEVNIDISRPASGPVRDVGCTQQ; via the exons ATGGACGAAAACAGTGGGGCTCCGCCTGAATCAGTAAACCGCGCTTCATGGGAGAATTTCGAGGGAGAGAATGGCAAGATTAACAACCATATTTGTCACGATATTTCCTCTGGTGTGAAGGAAGAAAATCTTTCTGACAACAGTGCATTAATTAGCGATCCTAAAGCTCTCAGACAACCCGGTAATTCTTCACTTAATGGTGAGAAGAGCCTCACAGGAACTGactttaaggagaatttagatgaGAAATCACAACATTTGGAGACATCGCCTAGCGCGATAGAACAATTTAATCTTGAACCTGTAGTTGATTCCTCGAATCGTCTGGAAACGAGCGATCAGGGATTAGATAACGCGTTAGGTAATCGCGAATCTTCTCTAATATCGAATACAGGTGAACTGTCTAccgaaaaaaatttcattcaatcAAACGATTTATCGGAGCGCTCGGCAGATGGTATTGTGCTGAACGGAGAAAGCGAATCACGCTTTTCAGCTGTCGACGAACCGCTTGCCGGAGAAAAGGTTATTTCTTCAGCAAAATGGACCACCTTTGAGGATAGTCGTGATAAAGAATTGCACACAGATGGAGTTGAAAGCAAATCTGAAGAGTTATCGATCgacgaaaaacagaaaaactcgAATATAAACACACCCAGGACAACCCCGAACATGGCGGCTTTTGATTCCCAAGCCGCAGTAACCACAAATATTATCTCCAATTTGCCTACCGTAACCGACCCTGGTACCTTTGAGGTTCACTCTGCATcatttaatcataaaa atggaGAAGGTTTAGCTTCGAATTTGAATTCTTTATCTACGAGCGCTATGCGATCAGCTGTTCCTATTGTCAACCAAGCTTCACCTAACGACAATGGCGCCCTTCCCTTGTCTTCAGGCAGTTCACAGGAGCCCCGACCCAGCGATACCTCAATCACAAACCATCTAAAAGGAACTGAATGGGTCAGTTTTGGTGAGGAAGGGAATTCCAAAGAAAACCAGGCGGGCAAAACAAGTGTAAGTGGGAACGAACATGGTAACTTAGAAACGGCGAAGCGTCCTGTTGAAAACGATCTTCGGAAAGGCGATTTAGCTGTTAATGACACAAAACATACATCAACCTCTACCGTTTTACGAGTAGAAAAGGAGTCGAATGGAAAAAGTTCAGACCAAACGGCTTCAGTAATTCCTCCCGTGTCGTTTACCTCGGCCGAATTGGATTTACTTGCGAGTAAATCGTGGATACAGTTCGATGAGTCTAGCAACAGTAAGTCAGTGCTGCAATCGAACTCAAGCGTTGTTCAAACATCGTCCGCTTCTCACTCGTGGGTCACGTTTGGTGATTCCAACATCCCGGTAGGTCAGAATTTAGACCCTTTAGAGTTGGATGTTAGTAGTAAGAGCCAATTCAGTCTTTCAACATCGAGAAGCCCAAATCCATTCACAACGCTACCTCCTTCATCAACAACCAATCCTTTCAAGCCTGCTACGCCAAGTAATTCAAATCCATTCCAGGCTGATGCTACCGCTGTTGTTTCTTCAAGCCCTTATTCTATATCAGGTCAAGGTCCAATTTCTTCTTCAACACCTCTTACTGGtgtgaaaaaaatgttggtCGCTGAGGGTAGTCTACAAGAGGCTGGTTTACCACCCACAGCTGATTTGAACATTCCCCATGGTGTGTGTCCTCTCAGTAACTCAACACCAGTTGACAACAACCAGGCAGTGGTTGCTCAAGATCAAGTTGATGTAAGATCTAAAGTACCAGTTAGTAAAACTCAGCAGCCTGCCCAAGTTTGTGAAGAGCCACTGCACGAGGAGAGGTCATTGACCACAAGTGGCTCATGGTCTATGCTTCTCCGCTTCCCTGACAAGAAACGGAAAATTGGATCTCGTGAGTGGAAGCCAGTGGTTATAAAGTTAGAGGGTACCACCTTACAGATTTTTGAGGAGTATGAATTATCAGCACCCTTCAGAGAGATTCCTCTACAAGCATATTTTGTGTTCACGACACCAAAGTTGCAGTCCTTTGAACATGGAGCTAAAGTTCATGCAGTTAAGTTAGAGTATGTTAAGTACTCAGAAACTAGAAGCCTACGTCATCGTGGCACTGTTGAACATGTGGCACAAGGAACACCCATCATTAAAGTGGCATCTCCAAGTCACAAAGTCATCAGAGAACTTCTTGAATCTTTCAACAACTCTCTTCGTCTTCTTCCATCTTACAGAGACAGAGGAATAACATACCGTCATGATGAAGTGTTTGTTGATATTGAAGATGTCACAAATGTTCTATCATCTGGTGATGGTACCATTCTAAAGAAGAATTCAAAAGTTTTAGTCAAGTTTCGTGCTTTTCTTACAGGTGATCCTGAATGTCAGTTAGTTCTAAATGATATTGTTCTAAGAGAACGAGAGGAAGCTCGTCTACAATCCGAGGAAAAACCTCAGAGGGTTCATCATTGGGTGAAACTGCGTCGTTGTGATTTTCATAAGTGTGTCAATGTCACAACTTTTGAACAATCACATGCTATTACATTTCATCCATTAGATGCATGTACTTTTGAGCTCATGCGATTTCCAGTTGACCATCACAAGCCTTTACCTCTTCTGTTAAAGACTGTGTTGAATGTCCATAGTGAGCAAAGAGTTGAACTCAAAGTAGAAATCCAAGTGTGTCAGGAAGCAAAGATGGCGAAGTACATTCGAAACAATGTGATTTTTAGATTTCCCATTCCAGAAACTTGGGTACCTCTTTTTAGAACAACAAAGGCGTTTAGAGGCGAGAAGTCCATCAAATCCAGTAAGGGGAACCGAGCTGCAGGAATTAAGAGCAGACTGAGGAATTCTAAGTGTTCCATTGCTGTGTCACTTGGCAAAGCAAAGTATGAACCAGAATATGCATCTGTGGTGTGGAGAATTGATCAACTACCTTTCATCCACAGCAGAATTCCAGCGGATGCACCACAAACACTCACGTGTGTTCTAGATCTGCCTCCTGGAATGGAATACCCAGAAAACTTCAAACCCACTGCAGAGCTTGAGTATGATGTGGCCTATGTACTAGTTTCGGATACCACAGTGATTGCTGTTAAAGTATCCAATCAGAACATTCCTGACAAATGGGTCTGCTACAGGGCACTGTACCACTATGAGGTCAACATTGACATTTCCAGACCAGCCTCTGGTCCAGTCAGAGATGTCGGGTGTACACAGCAGTAG